TTAATTTAGTGATTTAGTAAAACAATACATCACAAAAGTAATAGATCACGAAGATTGATTCAAATGATAAATAGTAATAAATTGTAATTGAATTGAAATGTTTTTAAATTAATTAGTATCTATTAGCAAAACAATTTTTGGCAAAATATTATATCAATCTGCTCTTAATGCCTCAATAGGGTCTAGTCTGGCTGCCCTAAAAGCTGGCACAGCACCTGCAATAACTCCAACCAATACACCAACAATTATTGCAATTGCAACTTGTAAAGGCTTTAGAGATGAACTTAAATATTCAATATCTAATTTATTTGATGCAATGTAAGCAACAATTGAAGTTAAAATTAATCCTAAAATCGCTCCTAAAAAACATAGGAAAACTGATTCAATAATAAACTGAGTTAGAATGCTTTTTTTAGTAGCACCTAATGCTTTTCTTAAACCGATTTCTTTAGTTCTTTCTGTTACTGAAACAAACATTATATTCATAATACCTATTGAGCCAACTAAGAAAGAAAGTCCAGTCATGAATAAGCCAACCCCCCAAACAACTAAACGTAACTGATCAAATTGTTTTTTAAATTGTTCTTGAGAGTTAACAGTAAAATCATCTTTCCCACCAGGTTCTATGGATCTTACCTGCCTCATTATACTCCTAATCTCAAACTTTGCGTCTTCAATTACTTGAGGATCTTTACTTCCAATCTTTACATCAATTTCAACACTCCGTTTATTTCCAAATTGAGAGAAAAATCTTTTTATAGGAATAATTACTTGATTATCTAAAAAATCTGGACCAAATCCACCATTTTTTTTCATTACTCCAATTATTCTATAAGTAATCCCATTTATTTTTAAATCTTTATTTATAGGATCAATTTTCGGGAAAACATTTTCTTTAACTGTGTTACCAATAATGCAAACTCTTGAACCAGTTTCATTTTCCTGTTCATTAAAAAATCTGCCATCAGAAATTTTGTTTCCAACGGTTTGTGGATATTGGTGAGTAGTAGATTGAATCATTACATTTGTTGCAACTATATCATCGTATTTAATTCTACCATTCATACTAGCAACTGAGGGCATTACAAGTTCAAAACCTCTATTTGAAAGTCTCTCTTTTACTTTTTTATATTGTTCAAATGTTATATCTTTTCTATTCCTAAGTTCTACCCAATTATCACCCCCTGCCCAATCCCATTTATCTATATACAAAACATCTTCTCCAAAAGTTGACAAAGTAACTTCAAACACTTTATCTAGACCACCAAGCAACCATCCCATTAGCAAAACAAATGTTATACCAATAACAACACCAAGCATAGCCAAAGAAGCCCTAAGCTTATTTGATAGTAATGACATTAATGCCATTCTAATTGCTTCTAAGAATTGGAACAATTGATTTTTAGGTTTGATTATCTAATCTTAATATTAATATCTACAAATCTAACGTAGTTCATTAGACTTTACTAAAAAAATAGTTGTTGCAACTTTCATAATTTAATTTGTTTTGACTTCCATGTAAAGTTTTTTCATGTTATGGTATTATTAAGTCTTGTTACTTCATTCAATTTATATTTAACTTTGCAACAAATTATTATTTCTTGGAAGTCAAGAATTTAACAATTTATTTATCTTAAATTTCAAATCATCATAAAATGAATCCAATACAAATAGATTTAACATCAAATATATTAACTAAAAAAAAAGTTAACGTTGTTACACTTGGATGTTCAAAAAATACTGTTGATACTGAGACATTGCAAGGAATGCTAAAATATAATAACATTGAACTAACAGATCAAGCTGAGGGCTCAGACATTTTAATTATAAACACTTGTGGATTTATTGATGTTGCAAAAGAAGAATCAATCAATGCAATTTTAGAAGCTGGTGAGTTAAAAAAGCTTGGTAAAATTAAAGAGATTTATGTTGCTGGATGTTTATCTGAAAGGTATACTGAGGACATGAAACTTGAGCTTCCAGAAGTTGATAATTTTTTTGGAGTAACAGATTTTAAAGGTATTATTGAAAGTATAAACCCATTACAACCTTCAAACTTAACTGGAATGAGATATGTCCCTGAAGGCACATATTCATCATATTTAAAGATTTCTGAAGGATGCGATAACCCTTGTTCTTTTTGTGCTATTCCAATTATGAGAGGAGGGCATTCTTCAAGAAGCTATGAAGATATTCTTATTGAAGCAAATCATTTAGCTCAACAAGGCGTTAAAGAAATTATATTAGTTGCACAAGATAGCACGTACTATGGTCTAGATTTGTATGGTGAAAGGAAGCTTGCAAATCTTTTAGATAAAGTTGCTCAAGTCCGTGGGATTGAATGGGTTAGATTAATGTATGCGTATCCAGCAAAATTTCCTTTAGATATCCTTCCAATTATAGCCCAACATGACACAATTTGTAAATATATTGATATGCCAATTCAACATATTGCCGATAAAGTTTTAAAATCAATGAGAAGAGGTATCACAAAAAGAGCAACTTTGGATTTAATAAATAAAATTCGAGAAACTATTCCTAATATTTCATTAAGAACTACCCTTATTATTGGTTATCCAAATGAGGGTGAAAATGAATTCCAAGAGTTGATGGAATTTGTTGAAGAGGTTAAATTTGATAGACTTGGAGTTTTTGCTTATTCGAAAGAAGATAATACTACTGCATTTGATTTAGAAGATCCAATTCCTGAAGAGCTAAAACAAGAAAGGATGGAAAGAATTATGCAATTACAACAAAGAATATCCTCAGATAAAAATGACAAACTAATTGGAACTTATGAAAGA
Above is a window of Chlorobiota bacterium DNA encoding:
- a CDS encoding ABC transporter permease; translation: MFQFLEAIRMALMSLLSNKLRASLAMLGVVIGITFVLLMGWLLGGLDKVFEVTLSTFGEDVLYIDKWDWAGGDNWVELRNRKDITFEQYKKVKERLSNRGFELVMPSVASMNGRIKYDDIVATNVMIQSTTHQYPQTVGNKISDGRFFNEQENETGSRVCIIGNTVKENVFPKIDPINKDLKINGITYRIIGVMKKNGGFGPDFLDNQVIIPIKRFFSQFGNKRSVEIDVKIGSKDPQVIEDAKFEIRSIMRQVRSIEPGGKDDFTVNSQEQFKKQFDQLRLVVWGVGLFMTGLSFLVGSIGIMNIMFVSVTERTKEIGLRKALGATKKSILTQFIIESVFLCFLGAILGLILTSIVAYIASNKLDIEYLSSSLKPLQVAIAIIVGVLVGVIAGAVPAFRAARLDPIEALRAD
- the rimO gene encoding 30S ribosomal protein S12 methylthiotransferase RimO, encoding MNPIQIDLTSNILTKKKVNVVTLGCSKNTVDTETLQGMLKYNNIELTDQAEGSDILIINTCGFIDVAKEESINAILEAGELKKLGKIKEIYVAGCLSERYTEDMKLELPEVDNFFGVTDFKGIIESINPLQPSNLTGMRYVPEGTYSSYLKISEGCDNPCSFCAIPIMRGGHSSRSYEDILIEANHLAQQGVKEIILVAQDSTYYGLDLYGERKLANLLDKVAQVRGIEWVRLMYAYPAKFPLDILPIIAQHDTICKYIDMPIQHIADKVLKSMRRGITKRATLDLINKIRETIPNISLRTTLIIGYPNEGENEFQELMEFVEEVKFDRLGVFAYSKEDNTTAFDLEDPIPEELKQERMERIMQLQQRISSDKNDKLIGTYERVFVEAETEGEYTARSYRDAPEVDGQVYIKTDKVIKVGDFVDVKIVDATDYDIFAEM